The proteins below come from a single Rosa rugosa chromosome 2, drRosRugo1.1, whole genome shotgun sequence genomic window:
- the LOC133728230 gene encoding anaphase-promoting complex subunit 6 produces the protein MREHETEKLRAVVRDCVTKHLYSSAIFFADKVAAFTKEPADIYMLAQALFLGRHYRRAFHLLHSSKIVDRDLRFRYLAAKCLEELKDWHQCLNILGDANVDEHGNIYDRNDSNLMYLDKGGEDHEINIASAICFLRGKAFEALENRVQARKWYKAAIKADPLCYEALECLIDNHMLTCEEEASLLSSIQFGPQDGWLSSFYSCLIKKYDKENVVEANFGELEKERCNSNTSDLSFIHTLKTNTDLLACKAEYYHQCGEYQKCFELTSFLLEKDTFHLKSTLVHLAAAMELGNSNELYLMACNLVKDYPQKALSWFSVGCYYYCIKKYDQSRRYFSKATNVDGNFPPAWIGYGNAYSAQDEGDQAMSIYRTAARLFPGCHLPTLYIGMEYMRTHSYKLAEQFLVQAKTTCPLDPLVYNELGVVAYQMKDYKKALWWFQKTLAQIPSPLGEMWEPTVVNIAHVYRKLKMYNEAISYYEKALALSTRSVSTYAGLAYAYHLQDNFTAAITHYHKALWIKPDDQFCTEMLSLALADECHGNVDHRTEFR, from the exons ATGAGAGAGCACGAGACCGAGAAGCTTCGCGCGGTGGTCCGAGACTGCGTCACCAAGCACCTCTACTCGTCGGCGATCTTCTTCGCCGACAAAGTCGCCGCCTTTACCAAGGAGCCCGCCGATATCTACATGCTCGCCCAGGCCCTCTTCCTCGGCCGCCATTACCGTCGAGCCTTCCACCTCCTCCACTCCTCCAAGATCGTCGACCGCGACCTCCGATTCCGTTACCTCGCCGCCAAGTGCCTC GAAGAGCTGAAGGACTGGCATCAATGCCTTAATATACTTGGTGACGCTAATGTGGATGAACATGGGAACATATATGACAGAAACGATTCTAATCTCATGTACTTGGATAAAGGTGGTGAAGATCATGAAATCAAT ATAGCTTCTGCAATATGCTTTCTACGCGGTAAGGCATTTGAGGCTTTGGAAAACCGTGTCCAGGCGCGGAAGTG GTACAAAGCTGCAATCAAAGCTGATCCTTTGTGTTATGAG GCATTGGAATGTCTTATTGACAATCACATGCTGACATGTGAGGAAG AGGCAAGTCTACTTTCATCGATACAATTTGGTCCTCAAGATGGATGGCTTTCGTCATTTTACTCATGCTTGATAAAAAAG TATGACAAAGAAAATGTTGTAGAAGCAAACTTTGGAGAACTTGAAAAAGAGAGATGTAACAGTAACACTTCCGATCTTTCGTTCATTCACACTCTGAAAACCAACACTGACCTTCTGGCGTGCAAAGCAGAATACTACCATCAGTGTGGTGAATATCAAAAATGCTTTGAACTTACCTCTTT CCTACTTGAAAAAGACACTTTCCATCTCAAAAGTACATTAGTGCATCTAGCAGCTGCGATGGAACTTGGGAATTCAAATGAGCTCTATCTTATGGCATGCAATTTAGTGAAGGACTATCCTCAAAA GGCTTTGTCATGGTTTTCTGTTGGCTGTTACTATTATTGTATCAAAAAGTATGATCAGTCACGCCGTTATTTCAG TAAGGCTACCAATGTCGATGGAAACTTTCCACCTGCATGGATAGGATATGGGAATGCTTATTCTGCTCAAGATGAGGGAGATCAAGCTATGTCAATTTATCGCACTGCTGCTCGTTTGTTTCCAGG GTGTCATTTACCAACTTTGTACATTGGAATGGAGTACATGCGAACCCACAGCTACAAACTTGCTGAGCAG TTTTTGGTGCAGGCTAAGACTACTTGCCCATTGGATCCTCTCGTATATAACGAACTTGGAGTTGTTGCTTATCAAATGAAGGA TTATAAAAAAGCTCTGTGGTGGTTTCAGAAAACTTTGGCGCAAATTCCTTCCCCTTTAGGTGAAATGTGGGAACCAACTGTAGTTAATATCGCCCATGTATACCGAAAATTGAA GATGTACAATGAAGCTATTTCATACTACGAGAAAGCACTTGCATTATCAACAAGAAGTGTGAGTACTTATGCAGGTCTTGCATATGCTTACCATTTGCAG GATAATTTTACTGCAGCAATAACACACTATCATAAA GCTTTGTGGATAAAGCCAGACGACCAGTTCTGTACTGAAATGCTAAGTTTAGCTTTAGCAGATGAATGCCACGGCAATGTAGACCACAGAACTGAATTCAGATGA
- the LOC133730976 gene encoding uncharacterized protein LOC133730976 yields MGRFELGGLPGTLLELLFKGHRVGRSPQLKELWIACFCSTLWFIWQTRNRCKFEGIVPNAMHACRMISGYVNTSGRIATGCMFNSIQDLCVVKRFGVPCKPRRAPRIIEVNRHPPLIGWVKINTDGAWKMNSPSAGYGGVFRDYKGEVLGAFSSSLDIPSSVAAKVMVVIKAIELAWVRDWKHVWLEVDSSLVLTFLRSPHMVP; encoded by the coding sequence ATGGGAAGATTTGAATTGGGTGGTCTTCCTGGCACATTATTGGAGCTTTTGTTTAAGGGCCATAGAGTTGGTCGCAGCCCTCAACTAAAGGAGTTATGGATCGCTTGTTTTTGCTCAACCCTGTGGTTCATTTGGCAAACAAGAAATAGGTGCAAGTTTGAAGGTATTGTGCCCAATGCTATGCATGCTTGTAGGATGATCTCAGGTTATGTAAATACTTCCGGCCGCATAGCCACTGGCTGCATGTTCAACTCTATCCAGGATCTTTGTGTAGTTAAGAGATTTGGGGTTCCTTGTAAACCTCGTCGTGCACCCCGTATCATAGAGGTAAATCGGCATCCTCCTTTAATTGGATGGGTTAAAATTAATACGGATGGGGCATGGAAAATGAACTCACCGAGTGCGGGTTATGGTGGAGTTTTTCGAGACTATAAGGGTGAGGTTCTTGGTGCTTTCTCCTCCAGTTTAGATATCCCAAGCTCAGTTGCAGCTAAAGTAATGGTGGTAATCAAAGCTATTGAGTTGGCTTGGGTTCGGGACTGGAAGCATGTTTGGCTAGAAGTTGATTCATCTCTTGTTCTCACATTCCTTCGCTCTCCTCATATGGTGCCATGA
- the LOC133728233 gene encoding uncharacterized protein LOC133728233 isoform X2 — MAMGGDDSEGQSSKIHEVQKVEVSVPQGFTNRPCPQCSYCNDLGHVRETCWKLNGYPKKKGYRPKAKAAAVQLVHEPDFYGVAGQDHRTTGGATPTASIVGRGSSHQGGNRSGVSEGQVVPSGSDIRRGETRSTVPRRFDFEF, encoded by the exons ATGGCAATGGGTGGTGATGACAGTGAAGGTCAGAGTTCCAAGATCCATGAGGTCCAGAAGGTTGAGGTTTCTGTCCCACAAGGCTTCACCAACCGCCCTTGTCCTCAATGCTCTTATTGCAATGACCTTGGACATGTTCGAGAGACTTGTTGGAAGCTGAACGGGTACCCTAAAAAGAAGGGTTATCGTCCTAAAGCGAAGGCAGCTGCGGTTCAGCTAGTCCACGAACCAGACTTTTATGGTGTGGCCGGACAGGATCATCGTACGACAGGTGGGGCTACTCCTACAGCCTCTATAGTTGGTCGTG gatcttctcaccagggaggtaatcggtcgggggtatctgaggggcaggttgttccatctggatcagacatacgcaggggagaaaccaggagcacagtcccgcgccgctttgacttcgagttctga
- the LOC133728233 gene encoding uncharacterized protein LOC133728233 isoform X1 — MAMGGDDSEGQSSKIHEVQKVEVSVPQGFTNRPCPQCSYCNDLGHVRETCWKLNGYPKKKGYRPKAKAAAVQLVHEPDFYGVAGQDHRTTGGATPTASIVGRGKIGSSHQGGNRSGVSEGQVVPSGSDIRRGETRSTVPRRFDFEF; from the exons ATGGCAATGGGTGGTGATGACAGTGAAGGTCAGAGTTCCAAGATCCATGAGGTCCAGAAGGTTGAGGTTTCTGTCCCACAAGGCTTCACCAACCGCCCTTGTCCTCAATGCTCTTATTGCAATGACCTTGGACATGTTCGAGAGACTTGTTGGAAGCTGAACGGGTACCCTAAAAAGAAGGGTTATCGTCCTAAAGCGAAGGCAGCTGCGGTTCAGCTAGTCCACGAACCAGACTTTTATGGTGTGGCCGGACAGGATCATCGTACGACAGGTGGGGCTACTCCTACAGCCTCTATAGTTGGTCGTGGTaagattg gatcttctcaccagggaggtaatcggtcgggggtatctgaggggcaggttgttccatctggatcagacatacgcaggggagaaaccaggagcacagtcccgcgccgctttgacttcgagttctga
- the LOC133730977 gene encoding cation/H(+) antiporter 15-like, producing MLEISPALRANITAQVEKLGFALPYNNRTYTVAGFLLGPTLLGEILNRLHMFTSFAPFESVLSLETIGNLGLVYYMFLVGLELELKPVIRAGKKALSIALVGMVVAIASGWGLFFVLDDNIKPNLKFLKAPNQRDNTHSGHLFWALALGTTSFPDVARLLADLKLLHSELGRLALSSAVISDLCSWFLFILLLALTNLTGHFLVAGLTTLAFVWFCVFVLRPALPKLIRFVAKNKEDKRDNYNELHVSFVLMGVLVCAMITDSLGTLSYVGAFVFGAIMPRGELSKLVVEKIQPFVTGIMMPLFFLIVGLRSNMWFVFSSHDSYTPFQFKYAKRFMLVLSLAFLPKIAGSFVAALIHKMKPWNALALGVVMNTRGLMALFILSTGRDLKTLDQKTFPAMILVVWALMIPIGPFLAYSYKTTKHFGQYKYRNIRSIGSDTELRILACTHDSRNSPAVINLLEASNPTRQSPIQVFAVQLVEMIGHTSAMLIVHDACKTNDEGSKHKAGQISSSLPSNPFELYAKERENVRVQALTIVSAYATMHEDICNFAEDKCITLVIVPFHQQSTLDGTMEESNPALRAVNRNVIDNAPCSVGVLVDRGLGISQIFKSNISSHISSDDVSYHRFAVFFIGGADDREALAYAKRMARHSRVDLTVVRFILNTEACLDDADYDNEIIEAMANTGRQKQLDDLYLDGFRVHTMHNSSIKLVEEVVNSWEETLDAINDMEGDYDLYIMGRRHGSSSPLAVTSALDSSDCDELGTLAEALVSSSFFKVNTSILIVQQGAAVEEIQDESDNQEM from the exons ATGTTGGAGATATCTCCAGCGTTGAGAGCAAACATTACAGCTCAAGTTGAAAAGTTGGGATTTGCTCTTCCTTATAACAACAGAACCTATACAGTG GCTGGCTTTCTCTTGGGGCCAACTCTTTTGGGGGAAATTTTGAATAGATTACACATGTTTACCTCTTTTGCTCCATTTGAAAGCGTGCTGAGCTTAGAAACTATAGGAAACCTGGGCCTAGTTTACTACATGTTTCTGGTGGGATTAGAACTTGAACTAAAGCCAGTAATCCGTGCCGGGAAGAAGGCTCTTAGCATTGCCCTCGTAGGCATGGTGGTGGCCATCGCCAGTGGTTGGGGCTTGTTTTTTGTCCTAGACGACAACATCAAGCCTAATCTTAAGTTTCTGAAAGCCCCAAATCAGCGAGACAACACACACTCAGGCCACTTGTTCTGGGCACTCGCCCTCGGCACCACAAGCTTCCCAGACGTGGCTCGACTCCTCGCAGATCTTAAGCTCCTCCACTCCGAGCTTGGACGACTTGCATTGTCATCTGCTGTCATCTCCGACCTGTGCTCGTGGTTCCTTTTCATCTTGCTACTAGCACTAACCAATCTGACGGGCCACTTTTTGGTGGCGGGACTGACTACCCTGGCCTTCGtatggttttgtgtttttgtacTCCGCCCAGCTCTTCCAAAGCTGATCCGCTTCGTAGCGAAAAACAAAGAGGACAAGAGAGACAACTACAATGAGCTCCATGTGAGCTTTGTTCTCATGGGGGTTCTGGTATGCGCCATGATAACTGATTCGTTAGGTACACTATCCTACGTTGGGGCTTTCGTGTTTGGAGCCATTATGCCGAGGGGAGAGCTCAGCAAATTGGTCGTAGAGAAGATCCAACCCTTTGTGACTGGGATTATGATGCCCCTTTTCTTCTTAATCGTCGGGCTACGATCCAACATGTGGTTTGTATTCAGTTCACATGATTCTTATACGCCCTTTCAATTCAAATATGCAAAGCGTTTCATGCTGGTTCTCTCCCTGGCTTTCTTACCTAAGATTGCCGGCAGTTTTGTTGCCGCTTTAATCCACAAAATGAAACCTTGGAATGCACTGGCTCTGGGAGTAGTCATGAACACCAGAGGCCTAATGGCACTCTTTATTCTCAGCACCGGCAGGGACCTGAAG ACCTTGGACCAGAAAACATTCCCAGCAATGATCTTAGTGGTTTGGGCACTGATGATTCCGATCGGACCATTCCTAGCCTACAGTTACAAGACCACCAAGCATTTCGGGCAATACAAATATAGGAACATACGAAGCATAGGATCCGACACAGAGCTTCGCATCCTTGCATGCACCCACGACTCACGCAACTCACCCGCCGTCATCAATCTTCTTGAAGCTTCCAATCCAACCAGACAGTCCCCGATCCAAGTCTTCGCTGTCCAGCTTGTTGAAATGATTGGCCACACTTCCGCCATGCTCATTGTCCATGATGCTTGCAAAACCAACGATGAAGGGAGCAAGCACAAGGCCGGACAAATATCCTCATCCTTGCCCTCCAATCCCTTTGAACTCTACGCAAAGGAAAGAGAGAATGTCCGTGTCCAGGCACTCACCATCGTCTCGGCCTACGCCACAATGCATGAGGACATATGCAACTTTGCGGAGGACAAGTGCATTACCCTTGTGATTGTCCCGTTCCATCAACAATCCACCCTAGACGGAACCATGGAGGAGTCCAACCCTGCTCTCAGGGCAGTCAATAGAAATGTCATTGATAACGCACCATGCTCAGTGGGTGTTCTTGTGGACCGTGGGCTCGGTATATCCCAGATCTTCAAGTCCAACATCAGCAGCCATATTAGCTCCGATGACGTGAGCTACCACCGCTTTGCTGTATTTTTCATTGGAGGGGCAGATGACCGTGAGGCATTAGCGTATGCAAAAAGGATGGCTAGGCATTCCAGGGTTGACCTAACAGTTGTTCGGTTCATCTTAAATACAGAGGCATGCTTAGATGATGCTGACTACGACAACGAAATTATAGAGGCAATGGCAAACACTGGGAGGCAAAAACAGCTTGATGACTTGTACCTGGATGGTTTTAGGGTCCATACAATGCACAATTCCTCCATAAAGTTGGTAGAGGAGGTGGTGAATAGCTGGGAAGAAACTCTGGACGCCATAAACGACATGGAGGGTGATTATGATTTGTACATAATGGGAAGACGACATGGAAGCAGCAGCCCGTTGGCAGTGACATCAGCATTGGACAGCAGCGACTGTGATGAGCTAGGTACTCTGGCAGAGGCGTTGGTGTCTTCTAGCTTTTTTAAGGTTAACACATCTATTCTCATAGTGCAGCAAGGTGCTGCTGTAGAGGAAATACAAGATGAGTCGGATAACCAGGAAATGTGA